TGTAAAAGCTGCTAAATTCAAGGTAGTCGTTGACGGCGTGAATTCCTCAGGCGGCATAATCGTCCCGATGGTTCTGGAACAAATGGGTGTAGAGGTCGTAAAATTGTATTGCGAACCCAACGGACATTTCCCGCACAATCCCGAACCCTTGAAGGAGCATTTAACCGACATCTGCGAATTGGTCATCAAAGAGAAAGCAGATTTAGGAATTGTTGTAGATCCTGACGTGGACCGCCTGGCGTTTATCAGTGAAGACGGCGAAATGTTCGGTGAAGAGTATACGCTTGTAGCCGTCGCCGATTATGTCTTAAGCAAAACGCCTGGAAATACGGTTTCAAATATGTCGTCGTCGCGTGCGCTGCGTGATGTGACCAACAAACACAACGGTTCTTATGAGGCCAGCGCAGTAGGCGAGGTGAATGTTGTTGAACTGATGAAAAAGAACAATGCCGTGATCGGCGGTGAAGGCAATGGCGGGATTATTTATCCTGAATTGCACTATGGGCGGGACAGCATCGTGGGCATCGCGTTGTTCCTGACCCACCTGGCGAATAAAAAAATGAAGGTTTCCGAGCTACGCGCTTCATATCCCGAATACTACATGAGCAAGAACAAGATCGAGCTTACGCCGCAGATCGATGTAGATGCCATACTGGAGGCCATGACCAATAAATATGCGGATGAAAATATTTCCACCATTGACGGCGTAAAGATTGATTTCGCCTCAGAATGGGTGCATTTGCGCAAATCAAATACCGAGCCGATCATCAGGATTTATACCGAAGCGCCTTCGCAAAAGCAGGCCGATGAACTGGCGTTGAGGATTATTGGGGAGATAAAAGAAGTTGCTGGGATTTAAAAGTGGATTTTCAGATCTTCAGATTATCCGACAATCTGAAGATCTGAAAATCTGATAATCCAATAACCAAATCACGGCTTTATCTCAATCGAAGTTCCAATCGCTACGGCATCAAACAACTCATCAATTTCCTCATCCGTTACAGCGATGCAACCATGGGTCCAATCGGTCCAGCGATGGAATTTCCCGATATAACCGCGGCCATTCCTGATGCCGTGGATCTTAATATCACCACCCGGCGATTTTCCGATCCTTTTCGCGACGGCACAGTCGAGGTCATTGGGATAGGATACACCTAAATTCTTATGATAGCCGCTGTTTGCATTTTTGGCATTGATGGTGTAAGTCCCTTCGGGTGTTTTCATGTCGCCTTCAAAAACCTTATGCCCGATAGGATTTTTACCCAATGAAATTGCGTAGGTTTTTATGAGATTGCCGTCAGAGTAGGCGAGTAGCTGCCTTTCGGATTTATAGACCACTAACGAGTCGATTACAGTGCCGGCAGGAAGTTTCTTTTCCGGCCAGAAATAGTAGATGGCAGCACAGCAAGTGATCGTTATGAGCGCGTACATCAGCATTTTTGCAAATTTCATTTCGTTTGTTTGATTTCAAAATAAATGTATCCGGACGGTTCATTGGCATCCTTATGCCTGATTTGTTTCGATGACCTGTTCATCGGTCACATCCCAGTATTCTGTTTTCATGGCATTTTATTTAGGATATAAACTTATGAAAAATGGAATTACACTTTCGTGACTCATAATGTTTTTTTAAAATTTAAGCCTAAACGATGCAGTTGCAGTAATCGGTTTTATATTTGTTAAGCTAAAGAAAAATCTATGAGAAAAATACTGCTCTTGCTACTGGTTTGCCCCATCGTCGGCAATGCACAATTGAAAGGAATACTGAAGAAGGCTTCTGATAAGGTCGAATCGGTGACCAAAGGAAACGGCGCAGTCGATATCGGTGCCGGGCTTAAGGAAGCTTTGAACAAGGGCGTTACCGAGCAGGTTTCGAAACTCACCGCCGTCGACGGTTTTTACAAAAATGAAGCAGTAAAAATCCTCATGCCCGAAGAATTGCAGAAAGTCGATAAAACGTTGCGTAAAATGGGCATGGCCAGTCTCGCCGACGAAGGCATACTCGCCCTGAACCGCGCCGCTGAAGACGCTGTAAAAGAGGCCACCCCGATATTTGTCAGCGCTATTAAAAACATCAATATCAACGATGCTAAAAGCATCCTGATGGGCAATGATAACGCCGCAACGTTGTACCTTCAGTCAGAAACCACCACGCCTTTGTATGCGAAATTCAATCCCGTGGTAAAGCAATCTATCGGCAAAGTGGGTGCCGATATAATCTGGGCGTCGATCATAAAGAAATACAACAGCATTCCACTGGTCACTAAAGTCAATCCAGATATTAACGATTATGTGACCAATAAAGCGCTCGAAGGTGTTTTCAAAATGATTACAGTTGAAGAGAAGAATATCCGT
This genomic stretch from Flavobacterium pallidum harbors:
- the glmM gene encoding phosphoglucosamine mutase, whose translation is MTLIKSISGIRGTIGGKAGDNLTPVDAVKFASAYGTFLKNNIDTSARDNKKLVVVIGRDARISGPMIHNLVVNTLVGLGIDVIDLGLSTTPTVEVAVPLEEADGGIILTASHNPKQWNALKLLNAKGEFLSGADGAKILEIAEAEAFDFSDVDNLGEITSNDAYMDIHIDEVLNLPLVDVEAVKAAKFKVVVDGVNSSGGIIVPMVLEQMGVEVVKLYCEPNGHFPHNPEPLKEHLTDICELVIKEKADLGIVVDPDVDRLAFISEDGEMFGEEYTLVAVADYVLSKTPGNTVSNMSSSRALRDVTNKHNGSYEASAVGEVNVVELMKKNNAVIGGEGNGGIIYPELHYGRDSIVGIALFLTHLANKKMKVSELRASYPEYYMSKNKIELTPQIDVDAILEAMTNKYADENISTIDGVKIDFASEWVHLRKSNTEPIIRIYTEAPSQKQADELALRIIGEIKEVAGI
- a CDS encoding L,D-transpeptidase family protein, which translates into the protein MKFAKMLMYALITITCCAAIYYFWPEKKLPAGTVIDSLVVYKSERQLLAYSDGNLIKTYAISLGKNPIGHKVFEGDMKTPEGTYTINAKNANSGYHKNLGVSYPNDLDCAVAKRIGKSPGGDIKIHGIRNGRGYIGKFHRWTDWTHGCIAVTDEEIDELFDAVAIGTSIEIKP
- a CDS encoding DUF4197 domain-containing protein, translating into MRKILLLLLVCPIVGNAQLKGILKKASDKVESVTKGNGAVDIGAGLKEALNKGVTEQVSKLTAVDGFYKNEAVKILMPEELQKVDKTLRKMGMASLADEGILALNRAAEDAVKEATPIFVSAIKNININDAKSILMGNDNAATLYLQSETTTPLYAKFNPVVKQSIGKVGADIIWASIIKKYNSIPLVTKVNPDINDYVTNKALEGVFKMITVEEKNIRNNLGSRTSDLLRKVFAMQDNK